A region from the Vicia villosa cultivar HV-30 ecotype Madison, WI linkage group LG3, Vvil1.0, whole genome shotgun sequence genome encodes:
- the LOC131655495 gene encoding uncharacterized protein LOC131655495 — translation MLRTHTKQNKAKKEPKKKMLPLKLVRSLILGESISINNNSHFLNQNHHHNHNEQQQQQPNETTTTRRKRFRKRHGLLFLPTKEIITNTYRLATIARDLGMDLHPTPSLSHIIFSNSSSAPSTSSSSPSTPSTSTFSVSSASCSLLNDAVPIPFPSFDTVPLTHLRYFVTLFPRAFKVVLFNSDEDSNAVGSSSGDVSNWDCSSVSLCCRVSGNRVVTMDGFCRILAGKGWTFFKTKQNSSGDLRGGGVVYLFRKVDVNRVCVGRVGGRDGACRVREVRLPYLDFENAPLRILQYILLMTDDIFCLA, via the coding sequence ATGTTAAGGACACACACAAAgcaaaacaaagcaaagaaagaaCCTAAGAAAAAGATGCTTCCACTAAAGCTGGTTCGCTCTCTCATCTTAGGTGAATCCATATCCATCAACAACAACTCTCACTTTCTAAACCAAAATCACCATCACAATCAcaatgaacaacaacaacaacaacccaatgaaacaacaacaacaagaagaaaaagattcAGAAAAAGACATGGTCTTTTGTTTCTCCCAACCAAAGAAATCATAACAAACACATATAGGCTTGCCACCATTGCAAGAGATTTAGGAATGGATTTACACCCAACACCATCACTTTCTCACATCatcttctccaactcatcttctgCACCGTcaacatcttcttcttctccttcaacacCCTCTACATCTACGTTCTCTGTCTCTTCAGCTTCTTGTTCTCTTCTCAATGACGCTGTTCCAATTCCTTTTCCTTCTTTTGATACAGTGCCACTGACCCATCTTCGATACTTCGTCACGCTCTTCCCACGCGCTTTCAAGGTTGTTCTTTTTAACTCTGATGAGGATTCTAACGCTGTTGGGTCATCGAGTGGAGACGTCAGTAACTGGGATTGCTCTTCTGTTTCGCTGTGTTGTCGGGTTAGTGGTAATCGGGTTGTGACGATGGATGGGTTTTGTCGGATTCTTGCTGGGAAAGGTTGGACCTTTTTCAAGACGAAGCAGAATTCTTCCGGGGATTTGCGCGGTGGTGGTGTTGTTTATCTTTTCAGGAAGGTGGATGTGAACCGGGTTTGTGTGGGTCGGGTTGGAGGACGTGATGGAGCATGCAGAGTGAGGGAGGTGAGATTGCCGTATTTGGATTTTGAAAATGCTCCTCTCAGGATTTTGCAGTATATTTTGTTGATGACTGATGATATATTCTGTTTAGCATGA